In Chryseobacterium sp., the genomic window AAAGTCGAAAATGACCTGCTTATCAGCTTCAAGGCAAGAGCCAATAAGATTATAAGAGACTTTCAGAATGAAGGTAAAAACTTCAGTCTTGAAGAGTTTGAATATAAGTTCAAAAATAAAACAACGGAACAGAATGTCTTTGTAGCTGGGTTCTTTGATGAAATTATTGATGAATTAACTCGTTCAGGAAGAATTGGAAATGCAAGAGCATATAAAGATACTAAAGATTCTTTTGTTGGTTTTGGAGGTAAGAAGTTAAGAATTAATGATATAACTCCTGTTTTGCTGGAAAAGTACGAAGTCAGTTTAAGGGAAAGAGGAAATGGTAACGGTGGAATAAGCTTTAAGATGAGGCATTTGAGAGCATTGGTTAATAAAGCTATAAAACGTAAGCTTATCACGAAAGAACATTATCCATTTGAGACTTATAAAGTTTCAAAGCTTAAATCAGTAAACAATAAGAAGGCGCTTAGTATAGATGAATTTAAAAAGCTGAAAGATGTTGATTTATCCAAGTCGCCACATCTGCGTGAAGCATACAACTATTTTATGTTTTCCATCTATGCAAGGGGAATGAACTTTATTGATATGATGAAGCTTAAATGGTCAGATATTCAGGACGGTAGGATTTATTACGTAAGGTCTAAAACGAAAGCCAGTTTTAATATCGAGATTATCCAGCCTATGCAAGATATTATTGATTTTTACAAAGCCCAGAAAAGGAATTCCCAGTATGTATTTCCTATTCTCTTGCAAGATGATTTAACCCCTATTCAGATTGCTAATAGGAAGCATAAAGTATTAAGCCGCTATAACTCCAAACTAAAAGAAGTCGGAAAATTGGCAGAGATTGATAAACCACTTTCTTCTTATGTTGCTAGGCATAGTTTTGCAACGATACTTAAATATTCAGGAACAAGTGTGTCAAAAATTTCAGAAATGATGGGGCATAGTGATGTTCAGATTACCATGACATATCTTAAAGATTTTGAAAATGAAGATTTAGATAAGGAAATGACAAAATTAATAGAATTATAAATATGAATAATAAAAAACAGAAAAACTTTTTCTTAGTTAATGAAGAGGATTGCATAAACTATATTTATACAATAAAACAGGCAGCTGAGAAAATAGATCCGAGAAATCTTGATGACATGACTTTATATCATTTTATGAGAGTTAAAGGAATGATCTATAAAAATGGTTTTCCACATAAAGAATTAATGAAAGAGGGATACTTGATAAGTAAAAAAAATAATCCGGGAGATTATACAACTTTGATTACTCCAAAAGGATTAAAATA contains:
- a CDS encoding site-specific integrase, whose product is MNTSIKIVLDSRPMSNNLYTVYLRIIKDRKRKNIALGLKCRKEYFENEQFLKGHPDYKVENDLLISFKARANKIIRDFQNEGKNFSLEEFEYKFKNKTTEQNVFVAGFFDEIIDELTRSGRIGNARAYKDTKDSFVGFGGKKLRINDITPVLLEKYEVSLRERGNGNGGISFKMRHLRALVNKAIKRKLITKEHYPFETYKVSKLKSVNNKKALSIDEFKKLKDVDLSKSPHLREAYNYFMFSIYARGMNFIDMMKLKWSDIQDGRIYYVRSKTKASFNIEIIQPMQDIIDFYKAQKRNSQYVFPILLQDDLTPIQIANRKHKVLSRYNSKLKEVGKLAEIDKPLSSYVARHSFATILKYSGTSVSKISEMMGHSDVQITMTYLKDFENEDLDKEMTKLIEL
- a CDS encoding phage antirepressor KilAC domain-containing protein; this translates as MNNKKQKNFFLVNEEDCINYIYTIKQAAEKIDPRNLDDMTLYHFMRVKGMIYKNGFPHKELMKEGYLISKKNNPGDYTTLITPKGLKYVKDRWCRSPDNWLEG